Sequence from the Planctomycetota bacterium genome:
GGAGCGCATGGTCAAGGCGGTGCTCGACCGGGAGCGGGCCATGAGCACGTACCTGGGCCGCGGCCTGGCGGTTCCCCACGCGCGGCTGGAAGGCCTGGACCGGCCGGTGCTCCTTTTCGTGCGTCCGGAAGGGGGGGTGCCCGTCCGGGGCCGCGACGAGCGGGCGCGTCTGGTCTTCATCCTCATGACGCCCGCCGGCGCCCCGCGCGTCCAGGTGCGGCTGCTCGCGCGGATCTGCGGGCTTCTGGACAGCGAATACGTCACGGAGCGGCTCCTCGAGGCGCGCACGCCGGCCGAGATCGTGGAGTCCGTGCGCGCGGCCGAGCCCCTCTCCGTCAGCTGACATGGAGATTCTGGAGGGCCGGATCTGCGTGGAGGCGGCGCTGCGGGCGCGGCGGCGCGACATCCACGAAATCCTCGTGCGCCAGGGAACCCGGGATGACTCGATCCGGGAAATCCTGGAGGCGGCGGCCGAACGCGGGATTCCCGTCCGGCGGGTCCGCCAGGAGGCGCTCGACGCCCGCGCGCATGGAAAGACCCACGGGGGGGTTCTCGCCGTGGCCTCGCCGCTCCCCCCGGCCGCCCCCCCCGAAGGGATCGATTTCGCGCTGCTGCTGGACGGGGTGGACGACGCGCGCAATCTCGGCTACGCCCTCCGCTCGGCCGAGGCCTTCGGGGTGCAGGCGGTCTTTCTGCGGCGAAGGGCCTGGGACTTCGACGGCGG
This genomic interval carries:
- a CDS encoding RNA methyltransferase, with the protein product MEILEGRICVEAALRARRRDIHEILVRQGTRDDSIREILEAAAERGIPVRRVRQEALDARAHGKTHGGVLAVASPLPPAAPPEGIDFALLLDGVDDARNLGYALRSAEAFGVQAVFLRRRAWDFDGGDVSRASSGAYERLPVIVGDSVPAGLRLVGCEADAPRAIDEEDLTGPVCLAIGGEKRGLSAAVRTRCDVRVTIPTRPGAPSLSLTHAAAVALAEVARQRRARGKG